In a single window of the Gadus chalcogrammus isolate NIFS_2021 chromosome 20, NIFS_Gcha_1.0, whole genome shotgun sequence genome:
- the LOC130373120 gene encoding amyloid-beta A4 protein-like — translation MPPAAAPRPGPLDQLSFNQPNTENHVLALMPEERREVVLDPEEEQGTGYEVHPQRLVFIAEDVSSNKGAIIGLMVGGVVIATVIVITLVMLRKKQHSSIHHGVVEVDAAVTPEERHLTKMQQNGYENPTYKFFEQMHN, via the exons ATGCCCCCGGCCGCGGCCCCCCGCCCCGGGCCCCTGGACCAGCTGAGCTTCAACCAGCCCAACACCGAGAACCACG TGTTGGCCCTGATGCCGGAGGAGAGGCGGGAGGTGGTCCTGGACCCCGAGGAGGAACAGGGCACTGGCTACGAGGTCCACCCCCAGAGGCTG GTGTTCATCGCTGAGGATGTGAGCTCCAACAAGGGCGCCATTATCGGACTGATGGTGGGAGGAGTCGTCATAGCGACGGTGATTGTCATCACCCTGGTGATGCTGAGGAAGAAACAACACTCGTCCATCCATCATGGAGTGGTCGAG GTGGACGCGGCGGTGACCCCTGAAGAGCGACACCTCACCAAGATGCAGCAGAACGGCTACGAGAACCCCACCTACAAGTTCTTTGAGCAGATGCACAACTGA
- the gabpa gene encoding GA-binding protein alpha chain, producing MSKIETEEMIEIEIDGQDKHGCLEEGMEEHTLTAADLIQQDIDINEPIGNLKKLLEPRIQVTLDQYEICLQDIQLHPDHSLFDQGVKTDGTVQLSLQIITRPGEEKLNILEIVKPVETVEVVIDPDAAGEDGSLGEEGQLIAVERSALSDDTSEQVTRWAAALEGYRKEQVRLGIPYDPVLWSADQVIHWAVWVMKEFNIDEMEIGAIHIPGRELCSFSHEDFLQKVPSGEILWSHLELLRKYVLASQDQAGQDATVTIDQPVQIIPSAVNTSSTIKVLKQSRGPRTPRISGGEERSSPGNRTGNNGQIQLWQFLLELLTDKDARDCICWVGEEGEFKLNQPELVAQKWGLRKNKPTMNYEKLSRALRYYYDGDMISKVQGKRFVYKFVCDLRTLIGYSAAELNGLVTECEQKKLARLQLHGLGQPVTTVTLATSIEKDS from the exons ATGTCCAAAATTGAGACGGAAGAGATGATCGAGATTGAGATCGATGGGCAGGATAAACATGGATGCCTGGAGGAAGG GATGGAGGAGCACACCCTCACTGCTGCAGACCTCATCCAGCAAGACATCGACATCAACGAGCCCATCGGTAACCTGAAGAAGCTCCTGGAGCCTCGGATCCAGGTGACTCTGGACCAGTATGAGATCTGCCTGCAGGACATCCAG CTCCATCCTGATCACAGTCTGTTTGACCAAGGAGTGAAGACCGATGGAACAGTACAGCTCAGCCTGCAGATCATCACACGACCAG GCGAGGAGAAGCTGAACATCCTGGAGATCGTGAAGCcggtggagacggtggaggtggtgatcgACCCGGACGCGGCCGGGGAGGACGgctcgctgggggaggagggccaGCTGATCGCCGTGGAGCGCTCGGCGCTGTCCGACGACACCTCGGAGCAGGTCACCCGCTGGGCGGCCGCGCTGGAGGGGTACCGCAAGGAGCAGGTCCGCCTTGGCATCCCCTACG ATCCCGTGCTGTGGTCGGCGGACCAGGTCATCCACTGGGCCGTGTGGGTGATGAAGGAGTTCAACATTGATGAGATGGAGATCGGGGCGATCCACATCCCGGGGCGGGAGCTGTGCTCCTTCTCCCACGAGGACTTCCTCCAGAAGGTTCCGAGCGGAGAGATCCTCTGGAGCCACCTGGAGCTGCTGCGCAAAT ATGTGCTGGCCAGTCAGGACCAGGCAGGACAGGACGCCACCGTGACCATCGACCAGC CCGTGCAGATCATCCCGTCGGCCGTCAACACGTCCAGCACCATCAAGGTCCTGAAGCAGAGCCGCGGGCCCCGGACTCCCCGCATCTCCGGGGGCGAGGAGCGCAGCTCGCCCGGCAACCGCACcg ggAACAACGGGCAGATCCAGCTGTGGCAGTTCCTCCTGGAGCTGCTGACGGATAAGGACGCCCGCGACTGCATCTGCTGGGTGGGCGAGGAGGGGGAGTTCAAGCTGAACCAGCCCGAGCTGGTGGCCCAGAAGTGGGGGCTGCGCAAGAACAAGCCCACCATGAACTACGAGAAGCTCAGCCGAGCCCTCAG GTATTACTACGACGGGGACATGATCAGCAAGGTGCAGGGGAAGCGCTTCGTCTACAAGTTTGTGTGCGACCTGCGGACGCTGATCGGCTACAGCGCGGCGGAGCTCAACGGCCTGGTCACCGAGTGCGAGCAGAAGAAGCTGGCCCGCCTGCAGCTGCACGGCCTGGGGCAGCCCGTCACCACCGTGACGCTGGCCACCTCCATCGAGAAGGACAGCTGA